The following proteins are co-located in the Leptospira weilii genome:
- the dnaX gene encoding DNA polymerase III subunit gamma/tau, with amino-acid sequence MAGTHEVLSRKYRPQIFRDVIHQDLAIGALQNALKSGKIGHAYIFFGPRGVGKTTIARILAKRLNCQNPIDNEPCNKCNSCTEITQGISSDVLEIDAASNRGIENIRELRDNVKFAPMGGKYKVYIIDEVHMLTDQSFNALLKTLEEPPAHIVFILATTEFHKIPETILSRCQDFIFKKVPLSVLQDYSERLCKIENVQYDQEGLFWVAKKGDGSVRDMLSFMEQAIVFTDSKLLGTGIRKMIGYHGIEFLTSFIKSLIDPDSHSKSLEILESLYQEGQDIYKFLWDSIEFTHTLNLIRDSLADPESVNFPKEDLAKMKSDFENVDSSKLNFLSGKLFEIYERIKTIRLRNSFEIKVFAEIQIKKLVEELTYPSLAGLVDRINHLILMMQGSKNTTLDTEHNKLPSAFKNTAQAEPSKKKDNAFSDVSLESHFESNQQGSSLKNDSLETKSAITSEPNSQKFDTSTEIKKKFLGTEVDQSKIPKLDS; translated from the coding sequence ATGGCAGGAACTCACGAAGTCCTTTCTCGGAAATATCGCCCGCAAATATTTCGGGACGTAATTCATCAAGACCTTGCCATAGGCGCTCTTCAAAACGCACTTAAATCCGGAAAAATCGGTCACGCATATATTTTCTTCGGTCCTAGAGGAGTCGGTAAAACGACGATCGCGAGAATTCTTGCGAAACGATTGAACTGCCAAAATCCGATCGATAACGAACCTTGTAACAAATGTAATTCTTGTACTGAAATCACTCAGGGGATTTCGAGCGACGTTCTTGAAATCGACGCCGCGAGCAATCGGGGAATCGAAAATATTCGCGAACTCAGAGATAATGTTAAATTCGCTCCCATGGGCGGGAAATATAAGGTTTATATAATAGACGAAGTCCATATGTTGACGGATCAATCCTTTAACGCTCTCCTAAAAACTTTGGAAGAACCTCCGGCTCATATCGTTTTTATTTTGGCCACAACCGAGTTTCATAAAATTCCAGAGACCATTCTTTCCAGATGTCAGGATTTTATTTTTAAAAAAGTACCCTTGTCCGTTCTACAAGATTATTCCGAAAGACTTTGTAAGATCGAAAATGTTCAATACGATCAGGAAGGACTTTTCTGGGTTGCGAAAAAAGGAGACGGTTCCGTAAGAGACATGCTTTCTTTTATGGAGCAAGCGATCGTATTTACGGATTCAAAGCTGTTAGGAACCGGAATTCGAAAGATGATCGGTTACCACGGAATTGAATTCTTAACTTCGTTTATCAAAAGTCTTATCGATCCAGACAGCCATTCAAAAAGTTTGGAAATCCTCGAATCCCTCTATCAAGAAGGTCAGGATATTTACAAATTTTTATGGGATTCCATAGAATTTACCCACACTCTCAACTTGATCCGCGATTCCCTCGCCGATCCCGAATCTGTTAACTTCCCCAAAGAAGATCTGGCGAAAATGAAATCCGATTTTGAAAATGTGGATTCTTCAAAATTAAATTTTCTTTCCGGAAAACTTTTCGAAATTTACGAAAGAATCAAAACGATTCGCTTGAGAAATTCTTTTGAGATTAAGGTATTTGCGGAAATTCAAATTAAAAAACTCGTGGAAGAACTTACCTATCCGAGTTTGGCCGGTTTGGTCGACCGAATCAATCATCTGATTCTTATGATGCAAGGTTCCAAAAACACTACTCTCGATACGGAACACAATAAATTACCCTCTGCATTTAAAAATACGGCACAAGCGGAACCTTCTAAAAAAAAAGATAATGCGTTTTCCGATGTTTCTTTAGAATCCCACTTCGAGTCTAATCAGCAGGGCTCTTCTTTGAAAAACGATTCCTTGGAAACAAAGTCGGCCATAACTTCCGAACCAAATTCGCAAAAGTTCGATACGAGCACCGAGATAAAGAAAAAATTCCTTGGAACCGAAGTAGATCAAAGTAAAATCCCTAAATTGGATTCTTAA
- a CDS encoding nucleoside deaminase — protein MYESLNDKILSDFLKSMKDMLLKEKEEIPSFTRIYHKHKLVCETFNEVEKNKDSSFHSEILCIRDAKKKLKTRYLTDCILITSLEPCLMCAGTILLSRIPKVVYLLPAKQGEGISSLSIETIYSRNFFPELVCVPAEISKNAFKSFFKIRRKKFN, from the coding sequence ATGTACGAATCTTTAAACGACAAGATTCTCTCCGATTTTTTGAAAAGTATGAAGGATATGCTTTTAAAAGAAAAAGAAGAAATTCCCAGTTTTACGAGAATCTATCACAAACACAAACTCGTCTGCGAGACGTTCAACGAAGTTGAGAAGAACAAAGATTCTTCCTTTCATAGCGAAATACTTTGTATCCGAGACGCGAAAAAAAAACTGAAAACTCGTTATCTCACGGATTGTATTCTCATCACTTCATTAGAGCCTTGTTTAATGTGCGCGGGAACGATTCTTCTTTCGAGAATTCCGAAGGTCGTTTATCTTCTACCCGCAAAACAAGGAGAAGGAATTTCTTCCCTCAGCATTGAAACCATTTATTCTCGAAATTTTTTCCCCGAGCTTGTTTGTGTTCCCGCTGAGATTTCCAAAAACGCGTTCAAATCGTTTTTCAAAATCAGAAGAAAGAAATTCAATTGA
- the recR gene encoding recombination mediator RecR: protein MVDALSSLPGIGRKSAFRISFHLLRLEQGLFNHFIHQLTDTKNKIKFCKRCGSYAETEICDICTSEKRDTHTFCVVEQPEDIFFIENTREFHGKYHVLNGVISPLEGIGPRDLRIKELLERIEPEQVKEVLVATNPTLEGDATADYLANQLKPLSVSVTRIAYGITVGGSIELADQYTLGRAIRSRLQL from the coding sequence ATGGTGGATGCTCTTTCTTCGCTTCCGGGAATCGGAAGAAAAAGCGCTTTTAGAATCAGCTTTCATCTTCTAAGACTTGAACAAGGTCTTTTCAATCATTTCATTCATCAACTCACGGACACGAAAAACAAAATTAAATTTTGCAAACGATGCGGTTCTTATGCGGAAACGGAAATTTGCGACATCTGCACTTCGGAAAAAAGAGATACTCACACATTTTGCGTCGTGGAACAACCGGAGGATATTTTTTTTATCGAAAACACAAGAGAGTTTCACGGCAAATATCACGTGTTAAACGGAGTAATTTCTCCTTTGGAGGGAATCGGGCCGAGAGATCTTAGAATCAAAGAACTTTTGGAAAGAATCGAGCCGGAACAAGTAAAAGAAGTCTTAGTTGCCACGAACCCAACTCTTGAAGGAGACGCAACTGCGGATTATTTAGCAAATCAGTTAAAGCCTCTTTCCGTCAGCGTAACCCGAATCGCCTACGGGATTACGGTTGGAGGTTCGATTGAACTTGCTGACCAATATACTTTGGGAAGAGCCATTCGTTCCCGCCTTCAGCTTTAA
- a CDS encoding YbaB/EbfC family nucleoid-associated protein, with translation MLDKIKNLSELLSNMGTLREKMEDVKKRIASIRVIGDAGAGMVTVTATGEGQIINVFINKQLFDSDDNKMLEDLIMAATNDALKKAKEATAYEFQSASGGLDFSEISKMFGGNFG, from the coding sequence ATGCTTGATAAAATAAAAAACTTGTCCGAACTTCTCTCCAACATGGGAACCCTCCGAGAAAAAATGGAAGATGTAAAAAAGCGCATCGCCTCAATACGAGTGATAGGAGACGCGGGCGCGGGAATGGTAACCGTTACGGCTACGGGGGAAGGACAAATTATAAACGTGTTCATTAATAAACAACTCTTCGACTCGGATGATAATAAAATGCTCGAAGATCTTATTATGGCCGCGACAAATGACGCCCTCAAAAAAGCGAAAGAAGCAACCGCTTATGAGTTTCAATCCGCATCCGGCGGTTTGGACTTTTCCGAAATTTCCAAAATGTTCGGCGGAAATTTTGGCTAA